TCGCTCCTCGGGAATCCCGTCGCCGACACCGACAAGCCGCTCGAGGTCCTGCGCACCGTGCACTCGTTCGACCCGTGCATGGCGTGCGCGTGTCACGTCCTCGACACGACCGGTCGCACGGTCGCGACGGTGAAAGTGCTGTGAGACGGCTCCCCACGACGCCGGTCGCGGTCGTCGGCCTCGGCAACGTCCTCATGGGCGATGACGCCTTCGGGCCGACCGTGATCGCGCTCCTGCGCGCCGGCTGGGAATTCCCGGCCGCGGTCGAGCTGGTCGACGGCGGCACGCCCGGGCTGCACATCCTCGCCGCCGTACACGGGCGCAAGGCGCTCGTGATCGTCGACACGGTCGCGGGCCCGGGGGCCCCGGGCGAGGTCCACTGCTACCGTCGCGACGATCTACGGGCGCTGCCCATCCTCTCCCGCACGAGCCCGCACGATCCCGCCGTCCTCGAGGCGCTCGCGCTCGGCGACCTCACCGGCGAAGGGCCGGACGACGTGCTCGTGGTCGGCGTGGTCCCGGCCTCGCTCGCGATGGAGACGACGTTGAGCGGGCCCGTCCGCGCCGCGTGTCCGGCGGCCGCGGCGCTCGTCGTCGCCGAGCTCGCCTGGCTCGGCGTGCCGGCACGCCGGCGGCGCGAGCCCACGGAACCCGAGGCGTGGTGGCTCGCGCCCGCCGAGGAGAGACCGTGAGCACCGAGGGGCGGCACATCGAGGTGAGCGGCATCGTCCAGGGCGTCGGGTTCCGCCCCTGGGTCTACCGCATGGCGCGCGAGGCGGGGCTGAGCGGCACGGTGCGGAACGACGCCGGCGGTGTCGCGATCGACGTCTTCGGCTCGGGCGAGGCGCTCGACGGGTTCGTCGAGCGTCTCGCCGCGTCGCCGCCGCCGGGCGCCGCGATCCGCGACTTCGTGTCGACAGCGATCGCGGCCGAGCCCGCGGATCGGTTCGAGATTGTCGGCAGCGAGGCCGGTCCGGCGCGGCACCTGAGCATCCCACCCGATCGCGCCACGTGCGCGGAATGCCTGGCGGAGATCTTCGATCCGCGCGATCGGCGGCACCGCCATCCCTTCACCAACTGCACGCGCTGCGGCCCGCGCTTCACGATTGCCCGCGACGTTCCGTACGACCGTGCCGTGACGACGATGGCGCGGTTCCCGATGTGCGGCGACTGCGAGCGCGAGTACGCGTCCGCCCCCGACCGGCGCTTCCACGCCGAGCCCAACGCCTGTCCGAAGTGCGGCCCGCGGCTGCGTCTCCTCGCAGCGAACGGCGCCGACCTCGCGGCGAAGGACCCGCTACGCGCCGCGGCGGTCGCACTCCGGAGTGGACTGGTCGTCGCCGTCAAGGGCATCGGCGGTTTCCATCTCGCGTGCGATGCGTCCTCGCCCGGGCTCGTGGAGCTCCGCGCCTTCAAGCGGCGGGACGAGAAGCCGTTCGCCGTCATGGTCCGCGACCTGGCCACCGCCGAGCGGCTCGCGGAGCTGACCGACGTCGAGCGGCAGCTCCTCACGTCGGTCGAGCGGCCGATCGTCCTCGCACGCCGGCGGCCCGATGCCGGTCTCTCGGATCGCGTCGCCCCGGGCACCCCGCTCGTCGGGCTCATGCTGCCCTACTCCCCGCTGCACCACCTGCTGCTCGCCGACGTCGATCGTCCGCTGGTGATGACCTCCGGCAATACCGAAAGCGAGCCGATCGCGCACGTCGACGCCGACGCCGTCGCGCGCCTCGCGCCGATCGCGGCGCTCTTCCTGGTGCACGACCGGGAGATCGAGGCGCCGTGCGACGACTCGGTGGCCCGCGTCGTCGCCGGGCACCCCGTCGTCCTGCGCCGTGCGCGTGGCTGGGTGCCGCGTGCCGTCCACGTCCGCCCGGTGGCGCGCCCGGTCCTCGCCTGCGGGGCGCAGCTGAAGAACGCGTTCTGCCTGGCCGTCGGCGATCGGGCGTATCTCGGCGCGCACGTCGGCGACCTCGATCACCCGGCGACGCTCGCCTCGTTCGAGCAGGCGATCGCACGCCTGGAGCGCTGGCTCGACGTGCGTCCGGAGGTCGTCGCGCACGACCTGCATCCCGGCTACGTCTCGACCGCGTGGGCGCTGGCGCGGCCCGACGTCGTGCGCGTTGGCGTGCAGCACCACCACGCCCACGTCGCGAGCGCGATGGCGGAGCACGGCCTCGACGGGCCGGTGCTCGGCGTCGCGTACGACGGCACCGGGTGGGGGACCGACGGCACGGCGTGGGGCGGCGAGCTGCTGCTCGCCGACTTCGCCGGCTTCGAGCGGCTCGCCACGTTTCGACCCCTCCCGCTGCCGGGTGGCGACGCCGCGATCCGCGACGTCTGGCGTACCGCATGCGCGCTCCTCGACGACGCCTTCGATCACGCGGCGCCGCTCGACCGCCTGGCGCTGTTCTCGCAGGTGCCGCACGATGCCGTGGCCGTCGTGCGGCGGATGATCGAGACCGGCCTGAACGTGCCACGCGCCCGCGGCGTCGGGCGCTACTTCGACGCGGTCGGGGCGCTCGTGCTCGGGCGCCGGGACGCGCGTCACGAGGGGCAGGTGGCGAGCGCGCTGGAGCATGTCGCCGACCCGGATGAGCAGGGCCGCTACCCCTTCGCGATCGACGATCGTGCGACGCCCTGGGAGATCGACCTCCGCCCGCTGGTGCGCGCGCTCGTCGCCGACCTCCTCGCCGGCACGCCGGCGACGTACATCGCGGCGAAGTTCCACAACACGCTCGTCGTCACGACGGCGGAGTGC
The Candidatus Eisenbacteria bacterium DNA segment above includes these coding regions:
- a CDS encoding hydrogenase maturation protease, encoding MRRLPTTPVAVVGLGNVLMGDDAFGPTVIALLRAGWEFPAAVELVDGGTPGLHILAAVHGRKALVIVDTVAGPGAPGEVHCYRRDDLRALPILSRTSPHDPAVLEALALGDLTGEGPDDVLVVGVVPASLAMETTLSGPVRAACPAAAALVVAELAWLGVPARRRREPTEPEAWWLAPAEERP
- the hypF gene encoding carbamoyltransferase HypF; the encoded protein is MSTEGRHIEVSGIVQGVGFRPWVYRMAREAGLSGTVRNDAGGVAIDVFGSGEALDGFVERLAASPPPGAAIRDFVSTAIAAEPADRFEIVGSEAGPARHLSIPPDRATCAECLAEIFDPRDRRHRHPFTNCTRCGPRFTIARDVPYDRAVTTMARFPMCGDCEREYASAPDRRFHAEPNACPKCGPRLRLLAANGADLAAKDPLRAAAVALRSGLVVAVKGIGGFHLACDASSPGLVELRAFKRRDEKPFAVMVRDLATAERLAELTDVERQLLTSVERPIVLARRRPDAGLSDRVAPGTPLVGLMLPYSPLHHLLLADVDRPLVMTSGNTESEPIAHVDADAVARLAPIAALFLVHDREIEAPCDDSVARVVAGHPVVLRRARGWVPRAVHVRPVARPVLACGAQLKNAFCLAVGDRAYLGAHVGDLDHPATLASFEQAIARLERWLDVRPEVVAHDLHPGYVSTAWALARPDVVRVGVQHHHAHVASAMAEHGLDGPVLGVAYDGTGWGTDGTAWGGELLLADFAGFERLATFRPLPLPGGDAAIRDVWRTACALLDDAFDHAAPLDRLALFSQVPHDAVAVVRRMIETGLNVPRARGVGRYFDAVGALVLGRRDARHEGQVASALEHVADPDEQGRYPFAIDDRATPWEIDLRPLVRALVADLLAGTPATYIAAKFHNTLVVTTAECVRAAARRLGRLPVVLSGGCFQNARLTEGVVAALTPDLAVHVHRDVPPGDGGIALGQALVADAVARTAVAAGRAA